DNA from Flavobacterium aestivum:
TAGAGAAGAGCATAAAGAACAAAGCGGTTCGTAACATTCTTTTTTCGGGAAAGGTGGTTGGTTTAGCGTCTTTCCAAATGAGATAACAGAAATAGTAACTGCAAAAAATATGCATAGTCGAAAAGAGGATAGATACAAAAGCATATCCTTGGGCGGGGAAATCAATCATCATTCCAATGACAGCGATTTCGGTAACCCAAAATAATCGGTTGTAAATAGGTTTTTGTTGTGCTTCTTTGGGAACAAAAAAATGAAAAATCAAACAGTACAGCATCAAATACACCCAACCCAACATGGCTACATGTGAATGACCATGCATCAAAAACTGAAAATTGACTCCTTCAATGCGGGCAACATACATCCACCGGAGCAATAATCCCATTAGTGAAGCAATGAAAAAATTGATAAAACATACCAGAATCCAACACTTTCTCATAATTATCCTCTAAAATGCACTTTAATTTTATCTGTTGAAAGATTTTCGTTTTCTAAACTCTTGAAGGAATGCCCCAGATTTTCGATAGTAGGAGCTCCATTTACAAAATGTTGAATATAATAATTCCCGGTATAACCTTCGTTTTCTAAATATAGAATCATCTTTTGAATGTCATTTTTATTTAATAAATCAGAATGTACCGTTGTTCGTACTTCAAAAGGAATTCCGCTTCCAAGCAATAAATGTAATGACTTTTCAAAAGGTATAAAAAGTTTTGACTGGGTTATCTTTTCGAACTTTGCCGGCATTGCTTTAAAATCTAATGCGACATAATCGATGCGCTTTTTTATGATAAGTTCTTCAAGTACTTCGGGTCGAGAACCGTTAGTGTCAATTTTGACTAAGAATCCCATTTTTTTTACTTCGGCAATAAACGAAATATTTTTTTTATGCAACAGGCATTCACCACCGCTAAAAACGACAGCGTCCAACAACTGCTTTCTGCTTTTTAGGAATAGAAGAGCTTCTTCGAATGAAATAGTTCCTTTCCCAAAAACAATTTCGGGATTGTAACAATACAAACACCGCATATTACAGCCTGCAAACCAAAGTATGCAAGCTGATTTATGTGGGTAGTCTAATAAAGTAAAAGGGGTTATGCTATAAATAGGTTTAGCAACACTTTCCTTCTGTAAAATGAGTTCGTTGTCTGTGTTCACCTTTTTTTCCTATATTAAAACTTTCTACAGGTCTATGATAGCCCATTACTCTTGTGTATACCAAGCACTTAGTGCGTAATTCTTGGTTTTTCTCTAAAATCTGATTGGTTGTTAGTTTCATGATTTTTTATTTTAAAGTTACTAAGTTTCTTAGGTGCTAAGTTTTTAAGTTTCTTAGTTTGAAAGTTTAAGATTGTTTATGTTTTTAATAGATTTAAACTTTCAAACTCAGTAACTCAGCAACTTTTCTATACCTCAATATATTTCGCTTTTTCGGCAATTATGATTTCGTCACATTTTGGGCAATATTCGTGTTCCCCGTTCAAGTAACCATGTATAGGACATACGCTAAATACTGGAGTAACGGTAATGTATGGTAATCTGAAATTGGTAATTACTTTTTTGACAAACTGTTTGCAGGCTTCCGGTGAGCTTATTTTTTCGCTCATGTACAGGTGCAGAACCGTTCCTCCGGTGTATTTGCATTGCAATTGATCTTGTAAAATTAGAGCTTCATATGGGTCTTCGGTATGATTAGCCGGAATTTGAGAACTATTCGTGTAATAAATATTTTCCTCTTGTCCCGCCTGAATAATGTTATCAAAACGTTTCTTGTCCTCTTTGGCAAAACGATAAGTAGTTCCTTCGGCTGGTGTGGCTTCTAGGTTGTACAGATTTCCTGTTTCCTCCTGGAACTCTTTCATTCGGTTACGGATATGATCCAGAATTTCAGAGGCAAATTCAATACCGGCTTCAGAGGTAATGTTGTCTTGATGATGGGTGAAATTTTGTATCATTTCATTCATACCATTCACACCAATAGTCGAAAAGTGATTTCTGAAATGCTCTAGATAACGTTTGGTGTACGGATACAAACCGCGATCATACATCTCTTGTATAAATACTCTTTTCTTCTCCAGAGTAGATTTGGCAATATATAAAAGATGATCCAGCTCAGTGTATAATTTCGCTTTATTCCCTTTATTCAAATAGCCCAAACGCGCCATGTTTATGGTTACCACACCAATGCTTCCCGTCATTTCTGCACTCCCAAAGAGACCGTTACCACGTTTTAGGAGTTCACGTAAATCCAATTGCAAACGACAACACATACTGCGAACCGCATTGGGTTTATAA
Protein-coding regions in this window:
- a CDS encoding anaerobic ribonucleoside-triphosphate reductase activating protein → MNTDNELILQKESVAKPIYSITPFTLLDYPHKSACILWFAGCNMRCLYCYNPEIVFGKGTISFEEALLFLKSRKQLLDAVVFSGGECLLHKKNISFIAEVKKMGFLVKIDTNGSRPEVLEELIIKKRIDYVALDFKAMPAKFEKITQSKLFIPFEKSLHLLLGSGIPFEVRTTVHSDLLNKNDIQKMILYLENEGYTGNYYIQHFVNGAPTIENLGHSFKSLENENLSTDKIKVHFRG
- the nrdD gene encoding anaerobic ribonucleoside-triphosphate reductase, with the protein product MKLTTNQILEKNQELRTKCLVYTRVMGYHRPVESFNIGKKGEHRQRTHFTEGKCC